GCAATCCACTTGTCCTTTACATAAAGAGAAAGTGATCGACTAAAAGATAAGAAAGGTAAGGTGGATGCCTTGCTACGATGTCGTGGCTCTTCAAATAATGTCGATGGTTTGTAGGTGAGGTGGTGTTcattttttggttaaatagaaaatgttaaaatatttgatttttttcattcaattaaaagtaacttattatcatcaaccaacataactaaattaaacttattgataacaagttcactttaattatgcGAGTTAATATAACAAagtatttttaacttaatagaaaaaactaaatattttaattttttctattcggtcaaaaaacaaacaccacctaagtttaCACCATACTAATTGATAAGAACCTTACTACTCAATGATACTCCTTCCCAATGACAATGCCTCCATCTTATCaggtaactatttttaaaaactattctttaatgtttgataaaacaaatccctttgaaaatctaaaatgtttttaatttttttaaaattttaaatataatttttctatgtagtgttttaattttaattattttttatatttatataaccattttttaaaacaattattagaaaacaagtgaatataattggaaaaaattaaaagctattttctaaaaacatcatattttttatttttaagaataatatgttgttttttgttttctaattgtaaaacatgttttttctattattttagtttgaagaacgaaaaattgtttttgaatacACTTATTAAATaaatccttcattttttctaagCAAAATTGAACTATATAAAGGAGTTTAAAACCTTAGTACTGAATCAAAAATTTATCATGGATTATCTTTTGACTAGTTTAAAATTCCCACATATACATTCTTTGCTAGGATTTGAAAATAGACTATTATTTGACTTTATTTAGGCATCAAACACAATTCAATAAAGCAACTATATATGTCTTTAATTTGAAGTGATTTTCATTTGTTAGTAGCTTGTTTTCGTGCTCTTCAAATCCAATTTCTAGAAGAGAGAAGAGGGTTTAACGGCTATGAGAGTTAAGCGACTTCCCTTAAACTTTACTTATATATTTTAGGGGTGTttgatttgaaagaaaattttatgggTTTTGAGTTGATATCATCTTTTAAGTgagaaaatttcttttaaaatgggTTGATCTAGTGAAGGTTTCATCCCTATTTTCATATTCATCTTTAGGgtaaaacctaaatttttttcttatgtgaATTCAAGAAAAGGCCAGGACCAAACATGATATGAACTCAAGTATAGTACTCTTAAGAGGTTTTCCACATTAAATTTTGGTGTTATTGTCTCTTTACCtctattttatcttttcattaGTTTATCTTAACTTATTCATCGATTTATTATGTCAATTGATTGAGGAATTGAGCTGGAATAAGATCTTTTAAGCTttggaaaattataaaacaatctCTTATTTGTTATTGATGTTAATGGATAACCGAAAAGTAGGTTTTTTTTAGTAGATGAAATGTCTTACAAATCTTAGTTGAGGAGTGTTCGCTCATTTATGTGTGAATTGTATTAACCATCTTTTGAAAGAGTGTTAGGGCATCCCATATTACTTGTACTTTACTTGCTTGGTGGTGGGATTGATAAAGAAGATCAAaaccattgaaaaaaaattaagggagTGATTTCATAAGGTATGATCTCACACTTTTTCACCATCTCTAGGTGCTGTTATTCATCCATAATTCCTATGAGACACAAATAGTTAAGAACTAAGACTGACACttcaattgaaaaatataaagataacATATGCTGCTATGCATGAAAGCATGATACTTGATAGCCATTTAAATTGGAAATTAGAAAGATTTTAGAGTTTATCTATCAATATGACAGAACTGGACCGACACGTCTAGTTAATGACAACAGAGCTTGAAACACAGCAAAGCACCCCAAGAATCAGCACATTACTTCGGCACACAAGAGCAACAACTTCACACACGTATCGGTATAGCTTTCAGGGGCTGAGCCTTCTGTAAGGTAATGCCAAACCTGTCTTCCATGTTCATGTTTTCCGGTGTCATCCCATCTTCAAGTTTCCAATCACAGGAGTGAATGAGTGAAGCCAGCATCAAGTGAACCATCCGGGTTGCCAATGGCAACCCAGGACAGATTCTCCTGCCAGCACCAAACGGAATCAACTCAAAATTCTGGCCCTTCACGTCCATGTCCAACTCCAAGAATCTCTCGGGTACAAAGGAGTTGGGGTTCTCCCATATGTTCGGGTCTCGACCTATAGCCCATGCGTTCACCAGCACCTGTGCGTTCTTTGGGACTGTAAGCCCATCTATATCTGTGTCCTCTTCAACTCTGTGTGGGATTAAAAATGGAACTACTGGGTGCAATCGGAAAGTTTCTTTCACGACCGCTTGCAAGAAAGGGAGTCGAGTGATGTCTGATTCTTTTACCTGTTTGTCTTTGCCGATGGTTTGCAGGAGCTCCACTCGGgcttttaaaagtttttcagGGTTGTGTAGCAGCTCTGCCATTGCCCATTCCAAGGTGCTCGAAGTTGTGTCAGTCCCCGCAACAAATAAGTCCTGTAACATAGTCTCTGGGTGCGTTAATAGGCTTGAATATAGTGTTTATTTGCCCAACTTCTATTTGAATCATTAAAAACCAGACCAAATTCATATCAAATTAAGATGGAGATAGAAGATACTAACCAATAACAAATGTTCCATATGATTTCTTTCAATCTCATTGCTGTTATCCTCGCTGATGTTGAGAAGAGTATCTAACACGTCACTGGTAGCTATTGAACCTTGCATTTTTCTTAACTGTAACCGTTGCTTGATCATTCTATCAAATATCCCAATCATCTTACCAAAATAAATTGTCAAACGACGCCTTATACCTTGTGGATCAATCTTTCTGAGCACCGGAAAATAATCTACCAAGTTGGGTCTCTCAATTTCCTCTATTATACAACGCACCAACTCCTGAAACTCTAGTACAGTCTCAGAAATTGGATCCACAAGATCCACAGAAAATATGGTGTTAGATAACAAGTTGAGACTAGTTCTAAAAGCTTCACGGCCTATATACACAGCATCACCGGCTTGGCGGCTCTCTTCAACTTTCGCAAGAAGTTCTTGCACTTTGTGGTGGCGGAGATGGGTGTTAGAGTCTAGTTTTTGTGTTGTGAATAAGTGCGAATTGCATATCTTTCGAAGGACTCTCCAAGTTGTTGAAACAGGCATCCAGGCCATTGACAGTTGGTTGTGGTTTGTGGCTCGGATGGCATCAGGGACGAAGCGGTTGCAGAAGGAGAGGTCCTGCTTTTGGAGGACCTCTTTGGCCATGGGTGCAGAAGAGATGACTATTGTGGTTACATAGCCAAGTTTAAGAGTCATTATTGGGCCGTAAGTTTTTGCAAGTTCGGCTAGGGACTCATGGGGTCTGTTACCCAGGTTTAAGAGGTTTCCTATTATGGGAAGTGGAACTGGTCCCGGAGGAAGTTTGTAAGCAGTATGTTGGCTTCCTCTTCTAACTGAAAACATGATGTAAATTGAAGTCCAAGCGACGAGAAAACACAGCAGACAGCTCAACATCTCCATTTcgctccctctctctctccccgACGAGCAGTATCTCTCAACTTTTCAGTTTGATTTCTTAACTTCTCAAGTACCAACGGGCAAGGACGAACACCTGCTGAAACCCCCAACATAATCATCAGAAACCCAGTTTATTCAGATGGAGTCATTCAACTCATTAtttatcaatgttttcaaagaattaattaagaagattttttgttatgtatattttgcataactcattttcaaaatatatatatatatatatatatatatatatatatatatatatccaccCAAAATCCACGGGAAAAGAACCAGGAAATGCCCTAAGTGATCAACAGAAGAGCTTTCAAATAGTAGAAGGAAATTAAACGTATCCAACTGACGGACCAAGTCCCACGGGGCCATTCTAAAGCTTTCACCCGTCACCTCCAGAGGACATGCTCAATAACCAGCAAGATGAAGACCCAATACTCAGTCTATGATCAAAGAATAACAcaatggaggaggaagcaacaAGCACCTCCCTTTCCAAAACCaaattaaataggaaaaaaatagagaacGATACAGTACCAGATACAGACGCGACCGGCAGCGGTGGCATCCAATCAGAGCCCCATTGCTGAAACTTATGGTGGCAAAATTGTGGCCAAGAAATATCAAGTCTCGCTTCGTTTGCTGGTGTACCAAGAGCTAGCCTCCCACGTCTCCACAGCAATCCACTTGTcctttataagaaaaaaaaaaatgaaaaagataaaagataagTGAGGTGGAGGCCTAGCTACCGTGTCGTGGCCGATGGTATACAGGAAAGTTTAGACAAAGAATTGATAGGCCCTGACCTGCACCACATATAATTTTGGGAGTCATGTTGTAATGAATCTAATGATacaccatttaaaaaaaaatttaattttttagaattttgacGAAAACAATTCTCAATACATACACTCAAATAGTCGAATTAATCAATATTCCAAACTTACCCTTAAGTCCTCTTCTCTTACCTCCCGCCAactaccaaatttttttttacctttcattttattattattttgataagacAAATGAGatatcattactattattattttaaaaaaatataactttgaCACATGACAATCACCttaatgttttttcatttttatttttcccctcCTCTTTAGTATATCcatcttctttttgcttttgttttttaaaatatgttagcTTGATGAAatcttttcaatttcaattttttttaatatttcatatttttatatttattaattttaattatttatggacattttaaaacataaaataataatatataataaataattaataataataaatttaatataaaagtaaatacatgataaacaaattttaagatttagaacataaaattttccaacgtttaatatttttaattaaagaagatgaaaatttgGTTGTAATTCTAACATTTtgctttattaaaattttaaattttttatttatattttttataaaaaaaaattatattgaattggttatattaattttattaaaaattaaattttttgtatattgACATTGtgtatcattaaaaaaaaaaaagtatcgtTCCTTTATGAAAAATGTATtactcttttatgaaaaaagtaccatttttttaatgaaaaaaagtaACAATAAAGTGTGTTACTTTTAACACACTTTCATGGTACTTTTAATATATTgcaatattacttttttttacaAAAGAGTATATGGACTCCGCATTTTAgttcatgcgttttccactcaaTAACGagttcaattttatttcaaaaatgattttatttattagaaaatgacttggagtcgccacttatttttgttttatttttaaaa
This DNA window, taken from Vitis vinifera cultivar Pinot Noir 40024 chromosome 2, ASM3070453v1, encodes the following:
- the LOC100855232 gene encoding geraniol 8-hydroxylase, coding for MEMLSCLLCFLVAWTSIYIMFSVRRGSQHTAYKLPPGPVPLPIIGNLLNLGNRPHESLAELAKTYGPIMTLKLGYVTTIVISSAPMAKEVLQKQDLSFCNRFVPDAIRATNHNQLSMAWMPVSTTWRVLRKICNSHLFTTQKLDSNTHLRHHKVQELLAKVEESRQAGDAVYIGREAFRTSLNLLSNTIFSVDLVDPISETVLEFQELVRCIIEEIERPNLVDYFPVLRKIDPQGIRRRLTIYFGKMIGIFDRMIKQRLQLRKMQGSIATSDVLDTLLNISEDNSNEIERNHMEHLLLDLFVAGTDTTSSTLEWAMAELLHNPEKLLKARVELLQTIGKDKQVKESDITRLPFLQAVVKETFRLHPVVPFLIPHRVEEDTDIDGLTVPKNAQVLVNAWAIGRDPNIWENPNSFVPERFLELDMDVKGQNFELIPFGAGRRICPGLPLATRMVHLMLASLIHSCDWKLEDGMTPENMNMEDRFGITLQKAQPLKAIPIRV